A genomic window from bacterium includes:
- the folE gene encoding GTP cyclohydrolase I FolE gives MRQAGRVKARRSGRVQNGSRPAAPGLGGGAAGNGRTAIDKPAIEGAVRTIIRAIGEDPNREGLAGTPRRIAAMYAELFSGLHANPVDVLAVGFDEDRHKEMVIVKDIPFESTCEHHFLPMHGVAHVGYIPNGRIVGISKIARLVEVLARRPQVQERLTSQVADLLMEGLKARGAAVVIEATHLCMTMRGVRKPGSKVVTSANRGIFRENPSTRAEFMSLIGHR, from the coding sequence ATGAGGCAGGCGGGACGCGTGAAGGCGCGACGCAGCGGACGGGTCCAGAACGGCTCGCGGCCGGCGGCGCCCGGTCTCGGCGGCGGCGCCGCGGGCAACGGCCGGACCGCCATCGACAAGCCGGCGATCGAAGGCGCCGTGCGGACGATCATCCGGGCGATCGGCGAAGATCCGAACCGCGAAGGGCTCGCCGGCACGCCGCGGCGGATCGCGGCGATGTACGCGGAGCTGTTCTCCGGCCTGCATGCGAACCCGGTCGATGTGCTGGCGGTCGGTTTCGATGAGGACCGGCATAAGGAGATGGTGATCGTCAAGGACATCCCGTTCGAGTCGACCTGCGAACACCATTTCCTCCCGATGCACGGCGTTGCCCACGTGGGGTACATTCCCAACGGCCGGATTGTCGGCATCAGCAAGATCGCGCGGCTTGTCGAGGTACTGGCGCGGCGCCCGCAGGTGCAGGAGCGGCTGACGTCGCAGGTGGCGGACCTCTTAATGGAGGGTCTGAAGGCGCGCGGTGCGGCGGTCGTGATCGAGGCGACGCACCTCTGCATGACCATGCGGGGAGTGCGAAAGCCGGGCAGCAAGGTCGTGACCTCGGCCAATCGCGGCATCTTCCGCGAGAACCCGAGCACCCGCGCGGAGTTCATGTCGCTGATCGGCCACCGTTAA
- a CDS encoding protein-disulfide reductase DsbD N-terminal domain-containing protein, with protein sequence MAGSDAVEVRGYFDAPEYRPYQQLRLTLEMTVKNGWHVYTAPVPAGYTALGAEVTPVAGIDAGAPAWPAGRPHRVEGLDETFSVLDGTIRGQIPVTFAVAAGTGDLRLEIAVRYQACSDTACLPPATLRLSLLVREAPFAE encoded by the coding sequence GTGGCCGGGAGCGACGCCGTCGAGGTGCGCGGCTACTTCGATGCGCCGGAGTACCGGCCGTATCAACAGCTGCGTCTGACGCTCGAGATGACGGTCAAAAACGGGTGGCACGTGTACACGGCGCCGGTCCCGGCAGGGTACACCGCGCTCGGCGCCGAGGTCACACCGGTGGCAGGGATCGACGCCGGCGCACCCGCGTGGCCGGCCGGCCGCCCCCACCGCGTCGAGGGCCTCGACGAAACGTTCTCGGTGCTCGACGGGACGATCCGGGGTCAGATACCCGTGACGTTTGCCGTCGCGGCGGGGACGGGTGATCTGCGGCTCGAGATCGCGGTCCGTTATCAGGCGTGCAGCGACACGGCGTGCCTGCCTCCAGCGACTCTTCGCCTGAGTCTTCTCGTCCGCGAGGCGCCCTTCGCCGAATAA
- a CDS encoding response regulator transcription factor: MTGRTQPTVLVVDDDHKLIALVRMYLERDGFTVVPAYDGRQALDLFARHRPGFVILDVMLPEMDGVAVCRALRKRSEVPILMLTARVEESDKLSGLAVGADDYVTKPFSPRELVARVHAILRRAGSGGAPAPRIVRGDLLMDLERHEVFVGGREVRLTVIEYKLLQALMEFPGRVFTREQLLTHVYAFNEVAVIDRTVDVHVGKLREKLGDDPVRPRYIETVRGVGYRLLEPTRPKRAG, encoded by the coding sequence GTGACGGGACGGACCCAGCCCACGGTGCTTGTCGTCGATGACGACCACAAACTCATCGCGCTCGTCCGGATGTACCTCGAGCGCGACGGGTTCACCGTCGTCCCGGCGTACGACGGGCGTCAGGCGCTGGACCTGTTCGCGCGGCACCGCCCCGGCTTCGTGATCCTCGACGTCATGCTTCCGGAGATGGACGGCGTCGCCGTGTGCCGGGCGCTGCGCAAGCGTTCCGAGGTCCCGATCCTCATGCTGACCGCGCGGGTTGAGGAGAGCGACAAACTGTCGGGCCTCGCGGTCGGCGCGGACGACTACGTCACGAAGCCGTTCAGCCCGCGCGAGCTGGTAGCCCGGGTGCACGCCATTTTGCGGCGGGCCGGTTCCGGCGGGGCGCCCGCGCCGCGGATCGTCCGGGGCGATCTGCTCATGGATCTCGAGCGGCACGAGGTCTTCGTCGGCGGCCGGGAAGTGCGCCTCACGGTGATCGAGTACAAGCTGCTGCAGGCGCTGATGGAGTTTCCCGGCCGCGTGTTCACCCGCGAACAGCTGCTGACGCACGTCTACGCGTTCAACGAGGTCGCGGTCATCGATCGGACGGTCGACGTGCACGTGGGCAAGCTGCGGGAGAAGCTGGGCGACGATCCCGTCCGCCCGCGGTACATCGAAACGGTGCGGGGGGTCGGCTACCGGCTGCTCGAGCCGACGCGTCCGAAACGTGCGGGATAA
- a CDS encoding ATP-binding protein, with the protein MRDKLLWRLLGAQLLVIAIAVAISGALIMDRAAQFFMVIMTRYHIDPTVVERDFVDAIQRVLVAGSVAAAAVAMLLGWILVRRLVRPISDMMLLAERIAAGDYAQRVETRGPDELVRLADSLNRMAASLERVESLRRDLVANVAHELRTPLSTLQGYLEGLRDGVVPVSRETLASLHEEVLRLVRLVDMLQQLSRFDARMSGLQRTRFDAGVLAQQIAALYHPELSARNLRVTVVAGAPRPEVEADADLVGQALRNLLDNALRYASAGTDITVRAASLDGGVRLAVENVGEGIAPDDLPHIFERFYRGEKSRSRDTGGAGIGLALVQEIARAHGGDAGAESTPGGTIVWLTLSNAGR; encoded by the coding sequence GTGCGGGATAAGCTGCTCTGGCGGCTCCTCGGCGCGCAGCTGCTGGTGATCGCCATCGCCGTGGCGATCTCCGGCGCGCTCATCATGGACCGCGCCGCCCAGTTCTTCATGGTCATCATGACGCGCTACCACATCGACCCCACGGTCGTGGAGCGGGATTTCGTGGACGCGATCCAACGCGTGCTGGTCGCCGGCAGCGTCGCCGCCGCGGCGGTGGCAATGCTGCTGGGCTGGATCCTCGTCCGCCGGCTGGTCCGCCCGATTTCGGATATGATGCTCCTCGCCGAGCGGATCGCCGCCGGCGACTACGCGCAGCGGGTCGAGACGCGAGGCCCCGACGAGCTCGTGCGGCTCGCGGATTCCCTCAACCGCATGGCGGCCTCGCTGGAGCGTGTCGAATCGCTCCGCCGCGATCTTGTCGCGAACGTGGCGCACGAGCTGCGCACGCCGCTCAGCACGCTGCAGGGCTACCTCGAGGGGCTGCGGGACGGCGTCGTGCCGGTCAGCCGCGAGACCCTGGCATCGCTGCACGAGGAGGTGCTGCGGCTGGTCCGTTTGGTCGACATGCTGCAGCAGCTCAGCCGCTTCGACGCGCGGATGTCCGGACTGCAGCGCACGCGGTTCGACGCGGGCGTCCTCGCGCAGCAGATCGCGGCGCTGTACCATCCGGAGCTGAGCGCCCGGAACCTGCGCGTGACCGTCGTCGCCGGCGCGCCGCGGCCCGAGGTGGAGGCCGACGCCGATCTCGTCGGACAGGCGCTGCGCAACCTGCTCGACAACGCGCTGCGGTACGCGTCCGCGGGCACGGACATCACGGTGCGGGCGGCCTCGCTCGACGGGGGCGTGCGGCTGGCGGTGGAGAATGTCGGGGAGGGGATCGCCCCCGACGACCTGCCGCACATCTTCGAGCGGTTCTATCGCGGGGAGAAGTCCCGCTCGCGGGATACCGGCGGCGCGGGGATCGGCCTCGCGCTGGTGCAGGAGATCGCCCGCGCCCACGGCGGGGACGCGGGCGCAGAGAGCACGCCCGGAGGCACGATCGTCTGGTTGACGCTGTCGAACGCGGGCCGCTGA
- a CDS encoding GNAT family N-acetyltransferase — translation MTNVRPLTAADLDWVPALTDAAFCRISEALYGRPRTPPLFPPHQFSYRLAVDRDGCFAAFDGERPVGALFSVARGPLAWVGPIAVAPDVENQGIGQALMAACLESWARRGVRLAGLETFPSSPKHLHLYAKAGFRPGWTGLGVRKEWSPPPAAPAAPAAAASPPAAVQWPDGVAISGDPPSLDFVYPGLDLRAEAETTRRQEIGELLVTDGGCALCHVRSTFHPRPGSTFVPFLAARDAAAFDRLLRAAECLAARAGCHAVSLRLPGSCWRAYRHLADRGYRDMGAMLRMKRGERPDYDHADLLYCDNWL, via the coding sequence ATGACCAACGTTCGGCCGCTTACGGCCGCGGATCTCGACTGGGTCCCGGCCCTCACCGACGCGGCGTTCTGCCGGATATCGGAAGCGCTGTACGGCCGGCCGCGCACGCCGCCCTTGTTTCCGCCGCACCAGTTTTCGTACCGGCTGGCCGTGGATCGCGACGGTTGTTTCGCGGCCTTCGACGGCGAACGCCCCGTGGGCGCCCTGTTCTCGGTGGCGCGCGGCCCGTTGGCATGGGTCGGTCCGATCGCCGTCGCGCCCGACGTGGAGAACCAGGGGATCGGTCAGGCGCTGATGGCCGCGTGTCTCGAGAGTTGGGCGCGGCGCGGCGTCCGGCTCGCGGGCCTCGAGACGTTTCCGTCGAGCCCGAAGCATCTTCATCTCTACGCGAAAGCGGGGTTCCGGCCGGGGTGGACCGGTCTCGGCGTGCGGAAAGAGTGGAGCCCGCCGCCGGCAGCGCCCGCCGCGCCGGCCGCCGCGGCCTCGCCCCCCGCCGCCGTCCAGTGGCCGGACGGCGTGGCCATCTCGGGCGACCCGCCGTCCCTCGACTTCGTCTATCCCGGGCTCGATCTGCGCGCCGAGGCGGAGACGACGCGGCGTCAGGAGATCGGCGAGTTACTGGTGACGGACGGCGGCTGCGCGTTGTGCCACGTCCGCAGCACCTTTCATCCCCGGCCGGGCAGCACCTTCGTGCCGTTCCTCGCCGCCCGCGACGCGGCGGCGTTCGACCGGTTGCTGCGGGCGGCGGAGTGCCTCGCGGCGCGGGCCGGATGCCACGCGGTCAGCCTGCGCCTGCCCGGCTCGTGCTGGCGGGCGTACCGGCATCTCGCGGACCGCGGGTACCGCGACATGGGCGCGATGCTTCGGATGAAACGCGGCGAACGTCCCGACTACGATCACGCGGATCTCTTGTACTGCGACAACTGGCTGTAG
- a CDS encoding tetratricopeptide repeat protein: protein MLSLGERIRGRRKELRLTQSQLGGTELTKGFISLIEKDRAKPSIETLILLAKRLQRPIGYFLEESTPLGRRALQTLLSLGWALLKQGEFTQAAETFTQTRTIARQHDDKNAEAEACCGLGSALAGLRQFDLARENVAHARDLAGEIQEPRHLARISHVLGLISYYERDLTTAREHFLEAHRRVQADGEPDVSLAGALLLNLGNTYQEAGEHQEAARWYREALALLEPTQDLRRIGLVHVQLGIAHRDAGRPDTALAHLARAEHIFELLEDIRLLAQARTSMGIMLLERGDVRDAIEQLRSSLHIKQQLGDDPGRARSLTELARALIATGALAEAEEALTEAERLTRRLKDTTEAARITLVRARLTRAQGHPADAVRHYKQAIASFEHLAMRADLAAAANELGEFLIDQKRPSDAAPYLARALRELRQPNLAGRVPGSR from the coding sequence GCGCAAAGAACTGCGCCTCACCCAATCGCAGCTCGGCGGCACCGAGCTCACGAAGGGCTTCATCAGCCTCATTGAAAAAGACCGGGCGAAGCCGTCGATCGAAACGTTGATCCTGCTCGCGAAGCGGCTGCAGCGGCCGATCGGCTACTTCCTCGAAGAGAGCACGCCCCTCGGCCGCCGGGCGCTCCAGACCCTGCTGAGCCTCGGCTGGGCGCTGCTCAAGCAGGGTGAATTCACGCAGGCCGCGGAGACGTTCACGCAGACCCGCACGATCGCCCGGCAGCACGACGACAAGAACGCCGAGGCGGAGGCCTGCTGCGGGCTCGGCTCCGCGCTCGCCGGGCTCCGCCAGTTCGACCTCGCCCGGGAGAACGTCGCGCACGCGCGCGACCTCGCCGGCGAGATCCAGGAGCCCCGCCACCTCGCGCGCATCAGCCACGTGCTCGGGCTGATCTCCTACTACGAGCGCGACCTCACGACGGCCCGGGAACACTTCCTCGAGGCGCATCGCCGGGTGCAGGCGGACGGCGAACCGGACGTGTCGCTCGCGGGGGCGCTGCTGCTGAACCTCGGCAACACGTATCAGGAGGCAGGCGAGCACCAAGAAGCGGCGCGCTGGTACCGCGAAGCGCTCGCGCTGCTCGAACCGACGCAGGACCTGCGCCGCATCGGCCTCGTCCACGTCCAGTTGGGCATCGCGCACCGCGACGCCGGACGCCCCGACACCGCCCTCGCGCACCTCGCGCGCGCGGAGCACATCTTCGAGCTGCTGGAAGACATCCGGCTCCTCGCGCAGGCGCGTACGAGCATGGGGATCATGCTCCTGGAGCGCGGCGACGTGCGCGACGCGATCGAGCAGCTGCGGAGCAGCCTGCACATCAAGCAGCAGCTCGGCGACGATCCCGGACGCGCGCGGAGCCTGACCGAGCTGGCCCGGGCGCTGATCGCGACCGGCGCACTGGCGGAGGCGGAAGAGGCGCTGACGGAAGCGGAGCGTCTCACCCGCCGGCTCAAGGACACGACCGAGGCGGCGCGGATCACCCTCGTGCGGGCCCGGCTCACGCGCGCGCAGGGCCACCCGGCCGACGCGGTGCGGCACTACAAGCAGGCGATCGCGTCGTTCGAACACCTCGCCATGCGCGCCGATCTCGCCGCCGCCGCGAACGAATTGGGCGAATTCCTGATCGACCAGAAACGTCCGTCCGACGCGGCCCCCTACCTCGCCCGCGCGCTGCGCGAGCTCCGCCAGCCGAACCTCGCCGGTCGCGTGCCCGGCAGCCGCTGA